The Spirosoma oryzicola region CAACTCCCGGCGCAACGGTCCGATTAAAAATATCGACAAACCGCCGGGTATCTTCGCGGTACGCGTAACACGACATGGACGGCTCATCGACGCAGATTTCCGGGACACCCAGCGCTACCAGATCAGCGATCTCCTTGTTTACCAGAGGTAATAAGGCTTCGGTCACTTCCCACCGGTCTTTGTATAAAGTACCCGGCAATAATCGACCGCTGAGCGTATACGGACCCGGAATCGAAACTTTTAGTCCTTGTCCGTTGGGAGCGATTCGTTTTAACCGCAGGTATTCTTCCACTACGCCCAGTCCGTTGGGAGCCGTCAGCGGTTCCAGAATGTTGTGCTTGCCCCGCTGATCGTGAGCGGGTGGACCAAACCGCCGAAGTTCCGTTTCGTTATTCTGGATACCGTTGATGTAGCCATAGAACGACAGGTTGAAATCGAAGCGGGTTTGCTCACCGTCGGAAATAACGTCCAGGCCAGCCGCCACCTGATCGTGAACGGCAGTCACAACCGCATCGTCAATCATTTCGTTGATGTCCGCAGGACCAAACTGCGCGAGGTGCTGACTGGAAAATTCCAGCCAACCCGGAAACGGCATAGAGCCAACAACCGTAGTTTTGATGGGAACAGGCTGCACGTTGGTAGAGGGTTAGTAAACTGATCAAATCAGGTTAAGGCAAAGCCCTGTTTCATCTACTGTCTGACCGGGTCAGCGTCTTTAGACTATGTATTCCCACCAAAGCATGTTTTCTACCCGGTCGAATAAAGAAAAACCGTTCTTTTCCAGCACCTTCTGCGAAGCTACATTTTCAACGTCGGTATCGGCCACAACGCGATGAACTCCCGGTTGCTGCCCAACCCAGTTGACCAGACCACCCACCATTTCGCTCATGTAGCCGTTTCGCCAAAGCGCCGGGTACGTGCCGTAGCCAATCTCTACCGTGCCCGTTTCATCAGGCTCACCTTTAAATTTCGCTTCGGCCACGAACTGCTGCTTATCACGATCGATTGCCAGCCACATGGTATGGTAAAGCGGGTCGTTCGACGGATCTTTCAGGCGGGGAACGGTGAAGTGTGTGATGATACTCAGCAAAGGCTCAGTCACTTCCCGATGTCCTTTTTTCAGTCCCAACGTCTTTTCCAACTGGTACCGATCAGCAAGGTGCAGTCGAATTTGATCAAGCGTCAGAGGGATAATTGTCAGGCGCGACGTTTCAATCATAAGTCTTGTGTATTCTCTTGGCTAACGTAACTGGGGATGCCCACCTGCTGGTATAGTTTTGCCAGTCGGTGCGCGTGCTCATCGTAGGCCGATTCGAACAGATCAACTGCTCGTTCGGCACCCACTACCACGCCCGCACTAAGCACTTTTGGCGGACGACCGGCCTCCGTTAGCAGTCGCGCAACTTCGGCCTTAAGGCTATTTACCACAACGGCTCCGCCAACTGTACTGCCGGGCGCAACCGGCGTGTCTAATTCGGGTATGGTTAGCATGGCGTCGCCAACGGGTGCGCCTGTATCCAGAATCAGATCGGCGAAGTCCCCTAATTTTTTTCTATCGGCGCGTTTGCTTGTGCTTTGTTCGGAGTGCTCTTTGGTAATCAGCGCCACCACTTTCACACCCTGCCGCTGAAACAGTTCGGCCATTTCGATAGGAACAACGTTACAGCCCGACGACGATATAATCAGAGCGGAATCCTGCCTGGTCAGCGCAAAGTTACGAAGGATACGGTCGGCCAGACCCGGAACGTTTTCCAGGAACATCGCCTGCCGCTGCCCGTTGGCTCCTACGACCAGATTGTGGAACGTTAGCGAGAGTTCGACGATGGGGTTAAAACCGGGAAACGAACCGTATCGAGGCCACATTTCTTCGACCATGATCCGGCTGTGACCTGATCCGAACACATGCACCATTCGGCCCGCCAGAATCGTATCGGCAAACCACTGAGCCGCCTGCTGAATATGGGGAGTCTGGGCTTCGATACTGTCCAGCATCTGGCGGCACTTCGCAATATATTGTTGAGTCATTGATCGGCAGAAATCCAACTAAACTGGTGAAATAGAACGTTGAATGGCAAAACTCGCGGCCCCAATCGCACCCGCCATATCGCCAAATTGGGCAATCTTTAGGGGCGTAGCCTGACCACCGGGCCGCCATTCGTACAAAGTCATAAACTCAGCCAGGGGCCGCATCAAATCCTCTTCAGCTTGCGTAATGCCTCCCCCCAGCACGACCAGGTCTGGCGAGAAACCGTTGATCAGCGAACTCACTCCTATAGCTAGCTTCCGAACAGACGACAGCCATACCCACTGCGCCACGTAATCACCCTGTTTGTACGCTTCCAGCAGTTGATAGGTCGATGTAAACCGACCCATTGACCGCTTCTCGATGGTACAGTTGCCAATGGCATTTTCCAGGCTGCCCGGCATACCCGTTACGTCTGAAACGCTCTCGCCATCGACGGCAATGTGACCAACACTACCCGCCTTCTGAAAATTGCCCTGGTACAAGCGACCATCGATCAGAATACCGCCCCCAACCCCCGTGCCGAGCGTCAGCATCACGACCTGACGATACCCCTTGGCAACCCCGAACCGACTTTCGGCCAGCAATGCCGCGTGAGCATCGTTGACGACGTGAACGTCATCATTCAGAAAACTTCCCCAATGAAAGCCTTCCAGACCACTTAGCCGTCCCGGCATGAACGCGATGTACTGATTGGTTTCGTCGGGCAGCCCCGGCGCTGATAATCCGGTAGCCGTTACGTTGTCCGGGGACAACTTTCGTAAGTCGGCCACGGTTTCGGCAACGGCCTGTTTCCAGTCCTTTTCACCATTGGTCGGATGGTATAGTTGTTTGACGATTTCGCCCGTTTCACTATTCATTAAAACGCCTTTGATCCAGGTACCGCCAAGGTCAATGCCGATTGCGTTCATCTGTCTAAACGATGCTTTAGGTGACGGGTCAATTAGCTTGTTTTTACGTTATTGAATTAGGCGAATTATCTGAATCCAGGTCTAAACCTGACCTTCACTCACGCTCCATCCGCCGTCGACTGTCAGGACCTGTCCGGTAGTAAAAGCCGAATAATCGGACATAAAGTACACAGCGGCTCCGTCCAGGTCGGTAGGCTGACCAATTCGACCGCCATCCAAGGGTTGTTTAGTACGAGTAAAGGACATGATCGCATCGTTGGTCGTTGCCCGCTGCGACATGGGTGTTTCAACTAGCGCCGGAGCCAGTACGTTGACGCGAATGTTGTCGTTGGCGTAATAGGCCGCTACGGATTTTGTAAAGCCAATCACGCCCGATTTTACGGCGGCATACGCGTGCGTAGCAAAATACGTTGGTGACGGACTCGACCCCAGCACAGACCCCATGTTCAGAATCGTGCCGCCCGTACACTGCGCCCGGAACGCCCGAACAGCCGCCTGATTCGACAGCATCAATGAGGTGAGATTGATATTGATGGTATAATTCCAGCCTTCAGGCGTAATCTCGTGAAGCGGCCCGTCGCCGAACCGTCGGCCACTACCGCCCGCTACGTGAAATAAACCGTCGAAGCCACCAAAAATCTGCTGGCAGAGGGCAATGGCTTTGGGAGCCGTTTGCGGATCGGAGGCATCCCCCGACATCGCCAGTCCATTTCCATCAAGTTGTTGCTCGGCAGTAGCACAGCTTTCAGCATTTCGCCCAACGACAACCACCTGCGCTCCCTCGCGCACAAACGCCAAAGCCGCTGACAAACCCATGCCTGTCGTCCCTCCAATCACCACTATCTTTTTCGATTCTAACCACATTCCAATTCCTGATAATTGTTTCGACTAAACTCAACGGATTACGGAGCCAATATAGGGTAATTGGGTTTGTAACTACTGTTTTTTTTGACAGGATTAACAGGATTTACAAGATAGCGAGTCCGAAAACTACGCTCAGTATTATAGCTATCGGGCGAGTTCTACTTTACAATAAAGACGGGCGTATACGCCAAAATCCTGTCAATCCTGTTAATCCTGTCGAAAAACCAATCATTACACAATGTCCCGTTCGCTGATTTTTCCGGTTTGTTTGTCTTTCAGGATTACTTTATGGCGACC contains the following coding sequences:
- a CDS encoding ROK family protein, with the translated sequence MNAIGIDLGGTWIKGVLMNSETGEIVKQLYHPTNGEKDWKQAVAETVADLRKLSPDNVTATGLSAPGLPDETNQYIAFMPGRLSGLEGFHWGSFLNDDVHVVNDAHAALLAESRFGVAKGYRQVVMLTLGTGVGGGILIDGRLYQGNFQKAGSVGHIAVDGESVSDVTGMPGSLENAIGNCTIEKRSMGRFTSTYQLLEAYKQGDYVAQWVWLSSVRKLAIGVSSLINGFSPDLVVLGGGITQAEEDLMRPLAEFMTLYEWRPGGQATPLKIAQFGDMAGAIGAASFAIQRSISPV
- a CDS encoding sugar isomerase domain-containing protein, producing the protein MTQQYIAKCRQMLDSIEAQTPHIQQAAQWFADTILAGRMVHVFGSGHSRIMVEEMWPRYGSFPGFNPIVELSLTFHNLVVGANGQRQAMFLENVPGLADRILRNFALTRQDSALIISSSGCNVVPIEMAELFQRQGVKVVALITKEHSEQSTSKRADRKKLGDFADLILDTGAPVGDAMLTIPELDTPVAPGSTVGGAVVVNSLKAEVARLLTEAGRPPKVLSAGVVVGAERAVDLFESAYDEHAHRLAKLYQQVGIPSYVSQENTQDL
- a CDS encoding SDR family NAD(P)-dependent oxidoreductase, whose protein sequence is MWLESKKIVVIGGTTGMGLSAALAFVREGAQVVVVGRNAESCATAEQQLDGNGLAMSGDASDPQTAPKAIALCQQIFGGFDGLFHVAGGSGRRFGDGPLHEITPEGWNYTININLTSLMLSNQAAVRAFRAQCTGGTILNMGSVLGSSPSPTYFATHAYAAVKSGVIGFTKSVAAYYANDNIRVNVLAPALVETPMSQRATTNDAIMSFTRTKQPLDGGRIGQPTDLDGAAVYFMSDYSAFTTGQVLTVDGGWSVSEGQV
- a CDS encoding GNAT family N-acetyltransferase, translated to MIETSRLTIIPLTLDQIRLHLADRYQLEKTLGLKKGHREVTEPLLSIITHFTVPRLKDPSNDPLYHTMWLAIDRDKQQFVAEAKFKGEPDETGTVEIGYGTYPALWRNGYMSEMVGGLVNWVGQQPGVHRVVADTDVENVASQKVLEKNGFSLFDRVENMLWWEYIV
- a CDS encoding methionine synthase, whose translation is MQPVPIKTTVVGSMPFPGWLEFSSQHLAQFGPADINEMIDDAVVTAVHDQVAAGLDVISDGEQTRFDFNLSFYGYINGIQNNETELRRFGPPAHDQRGKHNILEPLTAPNGLGVVEEYLRLKRIAPNGQGLKVSIPGPYTLSGRLLPGTLYKDRWEVTEALLPLVNKEIADLVALGVPEICVDEPSMSCYAYREDTRRFVDIFNRTVAPGVGKTRLSMHLCFGNYKGRSVGKKTIAPMLPDFLDMTVDEIHSEMTILNFAEVNLLERFAEKVDVAVGVIDVKSYYIETPDDVAERIRKCLPYVPAEKLAVAPDCGLSQTARWAAKQKLANMVAGAKMVRSEL